Within the Pengzhenrongella sicca genome, the region ATCGGGAGCGCGAGCCGGGCGCACGATCCGGCCATCACCGTCGTCCTGCAAGCTGCCGGCGACGGGCACCGATCAGGGCTGCGTCGAAGTCCGCGGCGAGGACACGGGAGCTGAGGTCTGCCGCCACCGGCAGTGCGCGCACGACAACGAGTTCTCCCGTCGGGAGCTGACCGATGCGCTCTCCGACGACCCCACGCAGGCGGCGCTTCACCGAGTTGCGGACGACCGCGTTGCCGACGGCCTTGGACACCACGAAACCGACGAGCACCGGCCCGGGATTCATCTGCTCAGCGACGTGAACAACCAGCGACTGGCGCCCACAACGCGCACCTCGGCGCACCGCCCGCTCGAACTCAGCGGGACGGCGCATCCGGTGCGCGGCGGGAAGCACCCGCTCGGGTCAGGCGGACAGCTCGGCGCGGCCCTTGCGGCGACGGCCGGCAAGGATCGCGCGGCCTGCGCG harbors:
- the rnpA gene encoding ribonuclease P protein component; this encodes MLPAAHRMRRPAEFERAVRRGARCGRQSLVVHVAEQMNPGPVLVGFVVSKAVGNAVVRNSVKRRLRGVVGERIGQLPTGELVVVRALPVAADLSSRVLAADFDAALIGARRRQLAGRR